GACTTCAAACAGTCAGAGAGCGGCGACAGTTTCCTGAATGAAACTACAAAAAATCATCTTTAATAAGAATTCAGCCTGTTGAACaactttaaagcagctttaagagAGCAGAGACGCATGTCATGATGTGTTtaatgctgccttcaggtgttGGAATTAACTGCATTTCCATTTCTGAACACCTTCGAATGCTTTCCAATAAGGCCCAGAGAGATCAAAGATGGCCGACCAGACAGCCGAGCCTACGGCGCTCTTATAGGCTAGCTTCTGTTGCTTAATGTGGTTTTTGGTAAATTTGGGTTTGTTTGGGAAGAAACATTTGAACGCCACATCAGTTCAACCAAGATAATAACAACCGTTTTATCGTCGTGAGCTCTCAGTTCACGACTGACTGGTTTCAAACCAGTGATTTATTGGTGTATATCGGTTTTAAATCAGGATATATCACCAACATTTAAGAAGTGTCTCAACCAGTGAAGACGAGTGATGTGTCAATCTGTTGCTGGGAAACAACATGACGCCATCCAATCAAGAGCAATCAACTGTGTCAGCAGGAAGGAATGTTTCATGACTGGAGGTatgatgtgctgtttttgtgacAGGTGGCCGCCATGTTAGCTCCTGgtcaaatattagcatgctaacgttagctttgttAACAACCAGTTTTAATTCAGTGACAATGAAGCTAAACTTAGCAAGCGCTGACGTTAGCATGAGGCTACATGCTGGACTGATCCTCCACAGATGTTTTACAGCCCATAATTATCTTCATGTTATGCATTTTTTCAGATAAACACCATCAGATAGAAAAGTGTTACGAGATGTTGCATCATTTCTGCTGAACTGGAGCTCAAACTTTATCTGATGCTCGTCGAggtttaatgttgtgaaaccGTCTGTATGTTTGAGTtcctgaacacctgacagaaAATCAGGACACCTCATcgctctgtctttgttttcctgccGCCGAGCTTCGTCTCTTTACGCCGCCTCTGTTTTCACatcgttctttctttcttccctccatcttttaCACCTTTATCAAAGATGGCTGCCAGCCTGACAAACAGCGAACCAAACTCCCTTCGCTTCAGGAcagatttcactgaaaatgcGCTGAAAACGTTGCTGAAAATGTGGGCGAGGTCGACATTTATTGGAGAAAATCTTGCTAATTTCTGTTTTCAACCTCTTTTTCTGGCTTTTCTGCGGCGGGGGGGTCTGAGGGGCGTCTCGGGGACCGAAACTGTCGACTCAAACAAGCGTGCGTTCGTTTTTGGTCACCGCAGCAGCTTTTGTCGCTGAGCTGAAGCTCACTTTGGGGAAGACGAGCTTTAAGAGTCACAGCTCACAAACCACAGAGTTGCTTCCTGAACTCGGGGATGGGGGGGTTCACTCTCTGTGGTCGATCCATTTTTTCAACTACAAAACAACACGAGCAGCTGTTTCACCtcacaccatcaccatcacGCTAATTTTCTGATTAGACTTCAAACTTTAAACTTCAGTGAGAAATGACAGTGTCTAAAATGTCACATCGGCacttttttacattaaaaacacaaattcaaagcACGACAGAGCGAATCAATCAGACAAACGAGGTTCGGCCATTTCTGGATCCACGACAACCAGAAGCGGGAACGTTTTCTACCACATATTCTATTAAATGAAAGGAATCTCTGCTTCATCAGtgcaaagctgcattcaaaTGTGGTCAATTAAAGCGGGAAAACATCGTTTTATGTTTAGACCTGAAAGAAAGCCTTCAGGAGGCTGAAAGCTGCCTTTAAAACGGCcttaaaatggaaagaaaaccCTTATTTCTCAGTTTACAGGTGTTTTAAGAAGACGTCATGTCACATGATCAGTGATTTTGCTTTAAATTATCTTTCTTCACGTGTTTAAATCCCTTAAAAACATCTGCAATGAAGTTGGCTGTTTGGATTTGTGGCATTTTTGATGAGACACTCTGTGGATCACTCACATTGATTctgttttaatgactttaaCGTGCTGATAGGCAGCAGCGATGAAGGAAAAACAGCCTTACTTAAAGTTTCGAGGCGTTTTAAGAAGATCAGTGAGTTCAGAGGACCTTCCTCAGCTGTGGCGTCATCAGTCGGAGGTCATTTCTTGGAGTTTAATGTTGATTTTTATCTTGGTAATAACCTTTGGTTCAGGCCTTTGAAAAGGTGTCAGCTCATTGAGCCTCCGTGATACGGTTTGAATCTGCTCATCTTTAACGAAGATGTTTCCGTTATTAGCCAGtgaacatttgttttgtctgtactTTGTGAACCTGGAGGACTTCATGTTGCCCTGCGTTTCATTTTATTCGGACCTTTCTGTCGTTCTTCGCTGGAGGATCTGCAGACCTGAACGCTGCTGTGGAGGAAATCTTTGAGCGTCTCCTCAAACCTCTGGAGGTAAAAGCCCGTTTTCAGCTGTGACGCACTTGAGTTTATCCCCTGAACGCAGCGCTGGGGCGATTTCTAAAATGGAGGCCATCTTTTGTTGAGTGTCCGTAAACTTCTGTCGCTCTGTTAAAGTTCCTCCGTTTCACTCATCGTCATATCATGATCATGATCATAGAACATGATTTCTGTAgattcatttttgctgttttacagATTCATAaacaatatttgtcttttttcctgctgaaaacaaactgaactggtCTTTCGCTGGTCCAAAGTGTCGGTCTAAAACTGGTATTTTGATGGTTTAAACTGGTTTTTATCGGCTCTGAACTTTGATAGTGTAAACTGTTATTTAATGCTCAACACTTTCTGCAGTTTAAACTGGTCAGCTGATGATTCAAACTGGTCTTTAACaccatgagaaaacaaaaacagaccatTTAACGGACGCTTGTTGGCCACCAGTTAGTTGTTGGCGTGCAGCGGTTCAGCCGTTGGTTGACGTGGTGAAGCAGTTTATGATATTTAGTGTTGTATGTCGTCTTTTCCGTCACCATCTCCTCGTATCTCCTTTAGCAGCATTTTGGCTCATTTTGGCCTTTTCACAAGCTTCTGGTGCAACACGCAGCATGCTGATAACAGCTGACAAAATGGGCAAATAACGTCAGTTAGCGTAGCATAATCACATATTCTCTCGTATTCTAAACTGTGTGAATACTGCTAACTCTGAAACACAGATTTCTTCACGCACGCAGacagaattaaaacaaatgcCGACATTTACACAGATTTATCTCTGGAGCCTCGAAAACTGTCATTGTTGGAAGTTATGCTAGCTGGTGATgctacagtgacttcctgtttacgtAGCTGGttgctcttgtttgtttgttctgaatTTAACATGATTTATAAACCAGTTTCTGTATTAATGGTGCAGTTTGTCTGGATGTTGTTGTGATGACAGTTCATCACTGGGTTGTTCTGTCAGTAacattttggtgtttgtgtcaTCTAGCTTAGGTTAGCAACTAGCTTTCAACTTCAAGTTTCTCCAATAATCCAGCTATAAAAATCTACAACTGAAACCAAATATTGCCTTTTCACACCAATAGTAGTGCTAACCTGCCATGTTAGcgataataaaaataataataatatttgtCAAACAGCTGCTACAGTTAGCTTAATGAGCTAATCTGCTGATATTTACGGAATGCAAAATCATTGTTAAAGAAAATTAAAGTAGTTATTcgtgtcatttttttctttgtcaacaAATGTGAAAAGAGTTTGATCCCATCGAgacgaacacaaacacaaccaggCCGTCCAACATGGCCGCCAGAAAGAAGTCATAGAAGTTTCTCTGCTCGCCACGTTTATTTTTGCTaattttctgctgctggagtcGTTCGAATGTCGCACAGGAAGTTATCAGTTCTTACTGGTGGGCCAGCACTTAGTCTGATTCCacagcatttccatttccatgaGTATGTTTGGtgattttttaatgttttcacatCAGTTGAAGGATTGATGGAAGCTCCCAAACATGCCGATAGTTTCAAAAATGCATTGTAACCAAGTTCACAGCGTTTTCTTTGAGCAGTGAAGCTGCTTTCACGTCGGCTCGGAGGGAAAGTCGAAGCATCGGTGGAGGCTTCGCTCGTGGGATTGAACACTGAGTCTCTGGGTGTGATGAGTCTTACCTGCCGGAGGACACAGAGcgatgaagagcagcaggccACAGATCCTCGTCTGGAGCTCTATCCCAAACCGGTTTCCCCAAGAGACGTTTTTCTTCAAGCCGGTTTCAGTCAGCAGCGACGGACTGAGTCGACTGAGCCAAACTTCAGTCTTTGTCGTCTGTAAGTGGAACAGGAAGTGGTGAGGAGCTGCTGTGCCAGGTGACACACATCATCTACGTACACCAGCTCGTCTCCCACACGCCAACACACTCTTTCaacacacagatggaaaaacaaagtTTCTCTGGTCTGtttatcttctttttctttttcttttttgacgTTTCTTCAGAGAGCAAATCTTAAAAATCTTGATGTGTGTCAGACTTTGGAGGGAGGACACTTCGCTTGTCTTGTTCTGGAGGCAGAAGCTTTTCACTTCTAAAAGCAGCTTTTTGACTCTCGAGGACATAAAGATAGAAGGtttcatacacacaaaagaCACGTTCATGACAGAAAATACCTCAAACTAAAGGACACAAACAATATTCTtatacatgtttcatgtttctacaCTAATTATGAAAATCCATTACAAGTCATTTCACTAAATTAACAAAAATAAGATTTGGAGCcgttttatttattcacacaGACTTTATTTCTACAAATCATCCATTaatatttatcaaaaaaaatacaatttcacAGCAAAGTCTTCAAGTTCTTCTAATATGAACGCATGAAAAAAGCTGAAAGCTAAATTGCAAACTTTGAGCATTTCATTAATATTCAAGAACTACAGCTTCAATGAGCTTGTGGAAGCCTGCCAACAGCTAAGGCTCATGGGAGATGTAGTTCCGAAAGGAtgaattaaaatcaaatcaaactttatttatatagcacttttcatacatgataaaatgcaacacaaagtgctttacaacagttcaaaacattataaaggaaaacataaaaacagagaaaacccatccctcccaccctctgcatgtacatatgcacacccacaaatacacacacacacacacacacacacacacacacacacacacacacacacacacacacacacagtagtgggACATGGAAAGGCACTGAGGATCGGGGAAAacgccacctttggggccgtccacactgagaggagtcGTCGCAGACTATGACCACAGGGGGCGCCGGCACCCGGGCCCCCCGACTCCgacagacaggtggacccccacaccaaggtgggGAGCCCCCCGCCCAGCCGGGCCGAAGGGACCCGGGaccagcagccccagcagcagaccagacacagctgacagtgtggaggacccccctgaggaaacaggaaacactgcagttaaaagtaaaaggcaAGAAATAAgataactaaaataaattaaacagttaaaggaagaaaaatacataagaTAACAAGTAAAGTAGATTAAATAGGATAGAATACGACAGAAGgctgttaagacatttaaaaacgaGTCAAAGAACCTTAAAATGGAtcctgaagcggacagggagccaatgcagcgactgtaaaacGGGTGTAATGTGGGCTCGCCCTCTGGTCTTCGTCAGCACGCGAGCGGCTGAGTTTTGAAGTAACTGGAGGTTtgaaatactctttttgggaagaccagagagcaggaaataaaagcatgcattagcacctctgctggcctgagagagacacgggcggactctggctacgttctgaagaggagaaaaacatatttttgttatatttttgatatgtgggataaaagtcagctcagagtcaaaaatcacaccCAGTTTTTTACGGactgttggtttaaaatcttgtagttttggtaaaagtttctcagtcgggccttcaggacctataacttggttgagctgtaggaaattgataataacaataataatcaaaCCTGACTGTGGTGACATTCATTAAACCTTCAGGTTTTCTCGTTTTAGAAGAAATTAACTTCTGTCAATAATAAATCCAgtgaatctaaaataaaaaacagtgaaTCTATTTAATGCAGCTGAAAATCAACCAGCTCCTGTAATATTTACCAGAACATCTGAATCTTTGTTTGTTCCCTCTGTGATAAAGTTATaaagtgcagtttgttgttgctTTCCAGTGCAAATCTGTCAACTCACACGTCTTAAATCTCAGCATTactgaatggagtttggtggagcaacaaaaccaaagaaaggaaaagaaaacgaCGGATTAAATTAAAGTTTGCTGTTAGAGGAAATATCTAAAAggcactttttcttttttttaattgtccaGATTTTTGTTGACATGAAATCATGGAATTATTACTcttcaaacatttgatttgattgtgtttctgtttctgaagtTCCTCAGcagcgccctctggtggtcgAACTAAATGACgacaacaacacacacctgatgattatttcacacacctgagacacattgacacaatcacacaaaccctgatgaacacacacaataaagTGATGAAGTGTGAGTATCAGGTTGATTATTAATTCAGCTCTGTGATGAGGATTATTATTCCTGGACGTCACTTCAATATTTTTAACTCATTTGAAATCTAATCTAAATTTCAGTTTCGGCATCAACATCCTGAACTCGCTCAGTTTCCAGAGTTTCAGCATTTTCCCATCACGTGAAAAACATTCAGTATTCGGagtatttctttctgtttcctgatGAAGGTTTCACACACAACTACTGAAGTAGCTTCAGGCGGACTCATGTTGTAGTtttgtgtgtactttgtgtacCACGTATCATAGAactacaaacagcacaaacagaactACATGAACCAGCAGCTCTGACCATCAGTAGTGCTTCCCGTGCGGCTCAGCCTGGTAATACTCGTCCGGAGTGACCATCTTCACCCCGCCAAAATAATCCAGCACCCACACCTGCAACACGGAGGAAGAACATGGACGTTAAGCACACTGCctgccctctgattggctgatgggaCTGATGATGTTTGGACCTATCAGGAGGTCTGATAACTGAAATCTGATTAAATGTTCAAAGAAATGAGTTGAGTTTGGTTTGTCAGGCTTTTATTTCATGAAATCTTAATCTGATCCGGTTCCACTGCAGTACTTCACAGAGTACTGCTGTTAGTAGTAGTAATGTAGtagcactgacagcagcaggaaaaacagaagtACTATTTGTAGTAGTAGCATTAgcagtacatgtacatgtagtAACAGTAGCCATACTTGTTGTCATAGTACTAGCTTTGTAGTTGTCGGTGCAGTAGCAGTGGTACAGAGGGTAAGATCAGAGCAGTATGTTGCAATACTGGTAGTATTTGTAGTAATGTGTAGTatttgtggcagcagcagcaagcagcagcaAGAGTACTAACAGTAGTTATCGTTGAATTTGCAGTAATCAGCAGTAACAATCCAAGCTCTACCAGTAGTGGTAGTAAGTGGCAGTACTTCATAGTTGCAGTAGTTGTAGTACTTGTACCTGTGTGATGTTGAACTTGGCGAAGAACCAGTTGTGGTCAGACGGCCAGTCGATCATCTCCGGATGGCGACTGAACAGAGCTTTCTTAGCAAACTCTGCCTCCGTCCCGTTCACCTGGAcagggggagggaggtgagggtCATGTGACTGCTTGGGCTTAATCACCTGGatgcacaggtgtgtttgtgtgtgcatttgtaccTCCATCACAGATCCAGACAGGATGACGTGAGCGCAGAGAGGACTCTGAGGGTCGAagccctgctgtctgcagtaATCAGTCTGAGCCAGAGACATGGACAGAGACGCCTGAGGGTCCACCTGCAGGACAAAGACGTGTCCTTCACTTCACCTGCTTCCAGCTCTTCAGCTCATCTCTCACTCTTTAACCGACAGCTCAAAGTTTTATTAGTGTGACGTGACGAGACCGTtcactgcgtgtgtgtcctgcacGTTTCTGCTGCGCTCATCAGTCTGTGGTTTCCTGTCACATGACTTCAGCTCTGACATGTGACTTTAACTCCAAAActgctgagtcactgtgtgaAGGAACTGCTGTGTCATGGCGGAGCTTCTGCTGTTGCATAAATGCTAAACTGCAGGTTTAATTTTATGACTTTAGGGAATTCTGCAGCTAAGTGATTTTTttagagatggaaaaaaaataaaactgacttaatATGTTAGATTTTTAACATATTAATGGCTccaaatatacaaaataagaGCAATATTTAAACAATGAATTTTGGGTGGCTATATGCTAAAGCTGAAGCATGAGGAGTAATAAGTTAAGTCCACAGAAATAATGTTCAAATACTACAGGAAATTAAGTCTGTCACTTAAAACAAATCCCTTCAGAAGTACTGAATAGTACTTTGGAAAGTTTGAAATGAGTTCTATAATACTTCAAACAGTACAAAGTTTAAGAAGAAGTTTTGTCTAAAGTTTTGCACACTGCTGACTGATTATTGGACATTATTGTAATATAAATACTTTATTAAGACTAAACTTTACAACTTTCTTTGTGGTAGTTTTTAAAGTTCATGATAATTTAACTATTTTGGACACTAAACACACTTTAAGTTTATGGATTAATATTACAGTAAAAGCACCGTTGATAACATAAAGTTAATAACGGCCTCGCTAACTTTAATGATTTTTCTACGCAGTTTTGAACAGAGGAAGTTTCCAGAGAGTCTATGAAACATCTTAATCCTTTTAAACTCAGACACTGAGCTGGTCTACGGGGACGTTACCTCCAGGTCCTGCACGGAGATCTCCATGCGGGTCAGGTACATGTAGGGGACCCCGGTGCTGAAGCCCTCCGGCCCGTCGCTGACCGAGAAAGCGTTGGAGAACGGCTGTCCCACCACCGGCTTGTGGGTGGAGATGGTGGCCATGGAGGCCCAGTCGCACTGGTGGGCCACGAAGCGAGCGACCCGGGCCACCTGGTCGTGAGGAGGGATCCGGTCTCGGCAGGAGGAGGCCGGGGAGAGGGAGGCCAAGAGGTGGCCGAAGAGGAGCACGCATGCAAGTCGCAGAGGAGCGTTCATGGTCGGTTCAGGGATCGGAGGACAGTCGAAGACACTGTCCGGACTCCGGAGGGTCATATAAACAACACGCCGAGATCCGGTgagtttcacaataaaagcagcacagtcGGCTATAACAGGAAGCCCTCATCACGTCCACTtccagtttcaaaataaaagctgcaatGAGTGTTCATCGTTCAATTGATGAGGTGAGATGATAattttttcatgattttgtGTGATTTTGGTGGCCCATGTGCACAAATGCGGTAGTGTTTCCGCCTCTGGTCATAAAGAACTTGATCTGGCTTGTACTGGAAGCACAAAAGAAGGACAGCTttttcaaacacagctgtttgcaggGTGCATCGTGTTGAGTGACGATGGTGAAACAAAGCAGACGACTCGGTTTGATGCAGGACATCCTGTAAAAGCTGAGCGGATGTAACGTAACTGGACGTTTTGCTGTGACTGTTCCATGTGGTCATGCTGTCGATCTCTGCTGACACATCTCACACCTTCCAGTAAAGGTTTATTCTCTTATTCAaatgaagatggaggagaagtaCAAGTTGTCTGCagtctttcaaaataaaagaacataGATTGACCTTTTGAGCCCATTTATTTAGAAAAACCAAAAAGTGTACAGAAGCTGTTTCAAACCGTTTCAttacagcaggaaaaataaatattttgtctgAAGCTGTTGGAGGGATTCCTGTTCCACCTTCAGCCCCTCACACGTCGCACAGGG
The sequence above is a segment of the Chaetodon auriga isolate fChaAug3 chromosome 23, fChaAug3.hap1, whole genome shotgun sequence genome. Coding sequences within it:
- the creg1 gene encoding protein CREG1 isoform X1, with the translated sequence MTLRSPDSVFDCPPIPEPTMNAPLRLACVLLFGHLLASLSPASSCRDRIPPHDQVARVARFVAHQCDWASMATISTHKPVVGQPFSNAFSVSDGPEGFSTGVPYMYLTRMEISVQDLEVDPQASLSMSLAQTDYCRQQGFDPQSPLCAHVILSGSVMEVNGTEAEFAKKALFSRHPEMIDWPSDHNWFFAKFNITQVWVLDYFGGVKMVTPDEYYQAEPHGKHY